A window from Micromonospora terminaliae encodes these proteins:
- a CDS encoding ACP S-malonyltransferase has protein sequence MLAVLSPGQGSQKPGFLTPWLDLPDAAARLRSWSELAGVDLLHLGTEADADEIKDTARTQPLLVAAALLAAEHLPMQDVGLVAGHSVGELGAAALAGVLPAEAAVTLAGARGREMAAACALEPTGMAAVLGGDPDEVLAALESHGLHPANRNGAGQIVAAGAVAGLEKLAAEPPARTRVIMLKVAGAFHTPYMAPAEAALAEVAAGITPADPARILLSNLDGTAVEDGGELVQRLVRQVTAPVRWDLCMRTMADLGVTGVIELPPAGTLAGLVKRELKGPGAPEIVTLNTPDDLPAARDLIARHSA, from the coding sequence GTGCTCGCCGTACTCTCACCCGGACAGGGTTCGCAGAAGCCCGGTTTCCTGACGCCCTGGCTCGACCTGCCCGACGCCGCGGCGCGCCTGCGCTCGTGGTCGGAGCTGGCCGGGGTCGACCTGCTCCACCTGGGCACCGAGGCGGACGCGGACGAGATCAAGGACACCGCCCGCACCCAGCCGCTGCTCGTCGCCGCCGCACTGCTCGCCGCCGAGCACCTCCCGATGCAGGACGTCGGGCTGGTCGCCGGCCACAGCGTCGGCGAGCTGGGCGCCGCGGCCCTGGCCGGGGTGCTGCCCGCCGAGGCGGCCGTGACCCTCGCCGGCGCTCGGGGCCGGGAGATGGCCGCCGCCTGCGCGCTGGAGCCGACCGGGATGGCCGCCGTGCTCGGCGGCGACCCCGACGAGGTGCTCGCCGCCCTGGAGTCGCACGGGCTGCACCCGGCCAACCGCAACGGCGCCGGCCAGATCGTCGCCGCCGGCGCGGTGGCCGGGCTGGAGAAGCTCGCCGCCGAGCCGCCGGCCCGGACCCGGGTCATCATGCTCAAGGTGGCCGGCGCCTTCCACACGCCGTACATGGCCCCGGCCGAGGCCGCGCTGGCCGAGGTGGCCGCCGGCATCACCCCCGCCGACCCGGCCCGGATCCTCCTCTCCAACCTGGACGGCACCGCGGTCGAGGACGGCGGGGAGCTGGTCCAGCGGCTGGTCCGCCAGGTCACCGCCCCGGTCCGCTGGGATCTCTGCATGCGCACGATGGCCGACCTCGGCGTGACCGGCGTCATCGAGCTGCCGCCGGCCGGCACCCTCGCGGGCCTGGTGAAGCGGGAGCTCAAGGGCCCGGGCGCGCCCGAGATCGTCACCCTGAACACCCCCGACGACCTGCCCGCCGCGCGGGACCTGATCGCCCGGCACAGCGCGTGA
- a CDS encoding orotate phosphoribosyltransferase, translated as MTDTPRALADLARDIDATCRLTGRFLLRSGRVADEYFDKYRFEADPVLLDRVAAGLAGLVPPGTEVLAGLELGGIPVVTALARHVGLPCAFVRKTAKAYGTARLAEGADVAGRRVLVVEDVVTSGGQVAISTGQLRELGATVEHALCVIDRGEGGAEALAGHGLALHALLTRADLDAARRA; from the coding sequence GTGACCGACACCCCGCGCGCCCTCGCCGACCTCGCCCGCGACATCGACGCCACCTGCCGACTCACCGGACGCTTCCTGCTCCGCTCCGGCCGGGTCGCCGACGAGTACTTCGACAAGTACCGGTTCGAGGCCGACCCCGTGCTGCTGGACCGGGTCGCCGCCGGCCTGGCCGGGCTGGTTCCGCCCGGCACCGAGGTGCTCGCCGGCCTGGAGCTGGGCGGCATCCCGGTGGTCACGGCGCTGGCCCGCCACGTCGGGCTGCCCTGCGCGTTCGTCCGCAAGACCGCCAAGGCGTACGGGACCGCCCGGCTGGCCGAGGGCGCGGACGTCGCCGGGCGGCGGGTGCTGGTCGTCGAGGACGTGGTGACCTCGGGCGGTCAGGTGGCGATCTCCACGGGCCAGCTCCGCGAGCTGGGCGCCACGGTCGAGCACGCGCTCTGCGTGATCGACCGGGGCGAGGGCGGCGCGGAGGCGCTCGCCGGGCACGGCCTCGCGCTGCACGCCCTGCTCACCCGCGCCGACCTCGACGCCGCCCGCCGGGCCTGA
- a CDS encoding PucR family transcriptional regulator yields the protein MSEPGGTELSATLRRIERAAGALSTASVARMDETLPWFRELPADQRSWVMLVAQAGVRSLVQWLHQGGGATDSTQEVSDEVFAAAPQALARSITLQQTVALIKVTIEVVEEQVSHLAVKGEEQLLREAVLRFSREIAFAAARVYARAAETRGSWDARLQALLVDALLRGDSPDVLASRAAALGWSDAPPVAVAVGRSPGGEVAAVLHTVYRQARRIGVEVIGGVHGDRLVIVLGGAADPVAATEKLLTAFGEGPVVVGPAVPSLDEATDSARAALAGFRAAPAWPTAPRPVSAADLLPERALAGDAEARRRLRHDVYAPLARAGGELLETLDAFFAAGGTLESAARALFVHPNTVRYRLKRVAEVAGFSPLTPRDAFTLQVALTVGRLDPVVPGVAPVPTQTMGPATGKTPQTGDDRRRSL from the coding sequence GTGAGCGAACCGGGCGGGACCGAGCTGTCGGCGACGCTGCGCCGCATCGAGCGGGCGGCGGGCGCGCTGTCGACCGCCAGCGTGGCGCGGATGGACGAGACGCTGCCCTGGTTCCGGGAGCTGCCGGCCGACCAGCGCTCCTGGGTCATGCTGGTCGCCCAGGCCGGCGTCCGGTCGCTGGTGCAGTGGCTGCACCAGGGCGGCGGCGCCACCGACAGCACCCAGGAGGTGTCGGACGAGGTCTTCGCCGCCGCGCCGCAGGCCCTCGCCCGCTCGATCACCCTCCAGCAGACCGTGGCGCTCATCAAGGTCACCATCGAGGTGGTCGAGGAGCAGGTGTCCCACCTGGCCGTGAAGGGTGAGGAGCAGCTCCTGCGGGAGGCGGTGCTGCGCTTCTCCCGGGAGATCGCCTTCGCCGCCGCCCGGGTCTACGCCCGCGCCGCGGAGACCCGGGGCTCCTGGGACGCCCGGTTGCAGGCGTTGCTCGTGGACGCGCTGCTGCGCGGCGACTCCCCCGACGTGCTGGCCAGCCGGGCGGCGGCGCTGGGCTGGTCGGACGCGCCCCCGGTGGCGGTGGCGGTGGGCCGCTCCCCGGGTGGCGAGGTGGCCGCCGTGCTGCACACCGTCTACCGGCAGGCCCGCCGGATCGGCGTCGAGGTGATCGGCGGCGTGCACGGTGACCGGCTGGTCATCGTGCTGGGCGGGGCGGCCGACCCGGTGGCGGCCACCGAGAAGCTGCTCACCGCGTTCGGCGAGGGTCCCGTGGTGGTCGGACCGGCCGTGCCCAGCCTGGACGAGGCGACCGACTCGGCGCGCGCCGCGCTGGCCGGCTTCCGGGCCGCGCCGGCCTGGCCGACCGCGCCCCGCCCGGTCTCCGCCGCCGACCTGCTGCCCGAGCGCGCCCTCGCCGGCGACGCCGAGGCCCGCCGCCGGCTGCGCCACGACGTGTACGCACCCCTGGCCCGGGCCGGCGGCGAGCTGCTGGAGACGCTGGACGCCTTCTTCGCCGCCGGTGGCACGCTGGAGAGCGCGGCCCGGGCACTCTTCGTGCACCCGAACACCGTGCGTTACCGGCTCAAGCGGGTCGCCGAGGTGGCCGGTTTCTCGCCGCTCACGCCGCGGGACGCGTTCACCCTGCAGGTGGCCCTGACGGTCGGCCGGCTGGACCCGGTGGTCCCGGGCGTCGCACCGGTCCCGACCCAGACAATGGGCCCAGCGACGGGCAAAACGCCACAGACAGGTGATGATCGGCGCCGATCTTTGTAG
- a CDS encoding beta-ketoacyl-ACP synthase III encodes MPGSRIVAMGHYQPSRVVTNDDLAQMVDTNDEWIRDRVGIVTRRIAGDETVADMATAAAGKALANSGLTAADIDLVVVATCTSVDRSPNVACRVAAKLGINAPGAYDINTACSGFAYALGTVDHAIRAGAARNAIVIGAEKLSDFTDWTDRSTCIIFGDGAGAAVVTATAEGEPAGVGPVVWGSVPEKSDAVRIEGWRPYIAQEGQAVFRWATTALAPLALEACEKAGVAPSELAAFVPHQANARIIDGIAKRLDIPNAIVAKDIVESGNTSAASVPLALSKMVERREVPSGAPVLLFGFGGGLTYAGQVVRCP; translated from the coding sequence ATGCCCGGCAGCCGGATCGTCGCGATGGGGCACTACCAGCCCTCCCGCGTGGTCACCAACGACGACCTCGCCCAGATGGTCGACACCAACGACGAGTGGATCCGGGACCGGGTCGGCATCGTCACCCGGCGGATCGCCGGTGACGAGACGGTTGCCGACATGGCGACCGCCGCCGCCGGCAAGGCGCTGGCCAACTCGGGCCTCACCGCGGCCGACATCGACCTCGTCGTGGTGGCCACCTGCACCTCGGTGGACCGCAGCCCCAACGTGGCCTGCCGGGTCGCGGCCAAGCTGGGCATCAACGCGCCGGGCGCGTACGACATCAACACCGCCTGCTCCGGCTTCGCGTACGCGCTGGGCACCGTCGACCACGCCATCCGGGCCGGCGCCGCGCGCAACGCGATCGTCATCGGCGCCGAGAAGCTCTCCGACTTCACCGACTGGACCGACCGCTCGACCTGCATCATCTTCGGCGACGGCGCCGGCGCGGCCGTGGTCACGGCGACCGCCGAGGGCGAGCCGGCGGGGGTGGGCCCGGTGGTGTGGGGCTCGGTGCCGGAGAAGAGCGACGCGGTCCGGATCGAGGGCTGGCGGCCGTACATCGCGCAGGAGGGGCAGGCGGTCTTCCGCTGGGCCACCACGGCGCTGGCCCCGCTCGCGCTCGAGGCCTGCGAGAAGGCCGGGGTCGCCCCGTCGGAGCTGGCCGCGTTCGTGCCGCACCAGGCCAACGCGCGGATCATCGACGGGATCGCCAAGCGGCTCGACATCCCCAACGCGATCGTCGCGAAGGACATCGTCGAGTCCGGCAACACGTCGGCGGCGAGCGTGCCGCTGGCCCTGTCGAAGATGGTCGAGCGGCGCGAGGTGCCCTCCGGGGCCCCGGTGCTGCTGTTCGGCTTCGGCGGTGGCCTGACCTACGCGGGTCAGGTCGTCCGCTGCCCCTGA
- a CDS encoding NADP-dependent oxidoreductase, with translation MKAIAIDAYGPVDRLALRELPAPPVGPDTVLVRVRTAGVNPVDGKIREGRLDALMPSHFPLVPGWDAAGVVEAVGPAVAGFAVGDEVIGYVRRDDVQHGTYAELVPAPERCLADKPVQASWAEAGGLPLAGLTAYQALQLARTGAGDTVLVHGASGGVGHLAVQLARALGAGRVIGTASEANHDFVRSLGAEPVSYGEGLLDRVRAVAPDGVDVALDLFGGDALDVSAELIARPARLISTADPEHVTRLGGSYVFVKPSTADLSVLAGLVDADRLAVHVARTFPLAEAAEAQRLVAAGHVRGKVVLEV, from the coding sequence GTGAAGGCGATCGCCATCGACGCGTACGGGCCGGTCGACCGGCTCGCTCTCCGCGAGCTGCCCGCCCCGCCGGTCGGGCCGGACACGGTCCTGGTGCGGGTGCGCACCGCCGGGGTGAACCCGGTCGACGGGAAGATCCGCGAGGGGCGCCTCGACGCCCTGATGCCGAGCCACTTCCCGCTGGTGCCCGGCTGGGACGCGGCCGGCGTGGTCGAGGCCGTCGGGCCGGCGGTTGCCGGGTTCGCCGTCGGTGACGAGGTCATCGGCTACGTCCGGCGCGACGACGTGCAGCACGGCACGTACGCGGAACTGGTGCCGGCTCCCGAACGCTGCCTCGCCGACAAGCCGGTGCAGGCGTCCTGGGCCGAGGCGGGCGGCCTGCCGCTGGCCGGGCTCACCGCCTACCAGGCGTTGCAGCTGGCCCGCACGGGCGCGGGTGACACCGTGCTGGTGCACGGCGCGTCCGGCGGGGTGGGGCACCTGGCGGTGCAGCTGGCCCGGGCGCTCGGCGCCGGCCGGGTGATCGGCACGGCGAGCGAGGCCAACCACGACTTCGTCCGGTCGCTGGGCGCGGAGCCGGTCAGCTACGGCGAGGGCCTGCTGGACCGGGTGCGCGCGGTCGCGCCCGACGGGGTCGACGTGGCGCTGGACCTGTTCGGCGGCGACGCCCTGGACGTCTCGGCCGAGCTGATCGCCCGGCCGGCGCGGCTGATCTCCACGGCCGATCCGGAGCACGTCACGCGGCTCGGCGGCAGCTACGTCTTCGTGAAGCCGTCCACGGCCGACCTGAGCGTGCTGGCGGGGCTGGTCGACGCCGACCGGCTCGCCGTGCACGTGGCCCGGACGTTCCCGCTGGCCGAGGCGGCCGAGGCGCAGCGCCTGGTGGCGGCGGGACACGTCCGGGGCAAGGTCGTGCTGGAGGTGTGA